The following coding sequences are from one Rhineura floridana isolate rRhiFlo1 chromosome 2, rRhiFlo1.hap2, whole genome shotgun sequence window:
- the LYPD6 gene encoding ly6/PLAUR domain-containing protein 6: protein MASWPVLAWVLLMSFVADCLKGIQARDFTVKDIVYLHPSTTPYPGGFKCFTCEEAEDNYDCNQWAPDIYCPRATRYCYTQHTLEANGKSVSVTKRCVPLEDCLSTGCIDLQHKGLKVCTSCCEGNICNLPLPRNSSDAIFATTTPINHVQRHLQSASVIMSCLLLVFAM, encoded by the exons ATGGCATCTTGGCCTGTGCTGGCCTGGGTCCTGCTCATGAGCTTCGTTGCTGACTGCCTGAAAGGAATTCAAGCCCGAGACTTTACAGTGAAAGATATTGTCTATCTTCATCCTTCAA CCACTCCATACCCTGGGGGATTCAAATGTTTCACCTGTGAAGAAGCAGAAGACAACTATGACTGCAACCAGTGGGCTCCAGACATCTATTGTCCAAGAG CTACAAGATATTGCTACACCCAACATACACTGGAAGCCAATGGAAAGAGTGTATCTGTTACTAAGCGCTGTGTGCCACTGGAGGATTGTTTGTCTACAGGATGCATAGATCTCCAGCATAAAGGGCTGAAG gTCTGCACTTCCTGTTGTGAGGGAAACATCTGTAATTTGCCATTACCCAGAAATTCAAGCGATGCCATCTTTGCAACGACAACTCCCATAAATCACGTACAGAGACATTTGCAAAGTGCATCAGTCATAATGTCATGTCTCCTGTTAGTCTTTGCTATGTAG